The following are from one region of the Leptospira neocaledonica genome:
- the trpS gene encoding tryptophan--tRNA ligase has translation MRILTGVQPSGKLHLGNYFSVIRKLVDYQNKSDLFCFVADLHALTTFSSAKNQTENTYDAVCDFLALGINPDKCAFWIQSEVPEVTELTWYLSMSITVPKLELAHSYKDKVAKGIVPSGGLFFYPVLMAADILAFNSDKVPVGKDQKQHLEYARDIAEKFNSQYGETFKLPEPEIDEETAIVPGVDGAKMSKSYGNTINFFDDEKKLKKSVMGILTDSAGVDESKDYEKSIIYAIHSLFLDESGKKDLQSRFTNPGTGYGDLKKALLETVLDYFGPYRKEREKIAADPAYVRSVMKKGSDKARAASSLILDKVRGRLGIGISKVSL, from the coding sequence ATGAGGATATTGACCGGAGTACAGCCTTCTGGTAAATTACATTTAGGAAATTACTTCTCCGTTATACGCAAGTTAGTCGATTATCAAAACAAGTCTGACCTATTTTGCTTTGTTGCCGATCTACACGCATTAACTACTTTTAGCTCCGCAAAAAACCAAACAGAAAATACGTATGATGCTGTTTGTGATTTTTTGGCCTTAGGAATTAATCCGGACAAATGTGCTTTCTGGATCCAATCAGAAGTTCCGGAAGTTACGGAACTCACTTGGTATTTAAGCATGTCCATCACTGTTCCTAAATTGGAATTGGCTCATTCTTATAAGGACAAGGTCGCTAAGGGAATTGTTCCAAGTGGAGGACTTTTCTTTTATCCTGTATTAATGGCAGCGGACATTCTCGCATTTAATAGCGATAAGGTGCCAGTTGGAAAAGACCAAAAACAACATTTGGAATACGCGCGGGATATTGCGGAGAAGTTCAACTCACAATACGGAGAAACTTTCAAACTTCCGGAACCCGAAATAGACGAAGAGACTGCGATCGTACCTGGAGTGGACGGAGCAAAAATGTCCAAGTCTTACGGTAATACGATTAACTTTTTCGATGATGAGAAGAAGTTGAAAAAATCCGTAATGGGTATCCTCACTGATTCCGCAGGCGTAGACGAATCCAAAGATTATGAGAAAAGTATAATATACGCAATCCATTCTCTTTTCTTAGATGAATCCGGTAAAAAAGATCTTCAATCCAGATTTACGAATCCTGGGACAGGTTACGGAGATCTCAAAAAAGCATTATTAGAAACCGTCCTGGATTATTTCGGACCTTACCGTAAAGAAAGAGAGAAGATCGCAGCAGATCCGGCTTATGTAAGATCCGTTATGAAAAAAGGGTCCGATAAAGCAAGAGCCGCTTCTTCTCTGATCTTAGATAAGGTAAGAGGAAGACTCGGGATCGGAATTTCAAAGGTTTCCTTATAA
- a CDS encoding LolA family protein, with product MASSKGILSFLGAAALLVCGTSILSDPGKERLSGVIGKMAEISSFRASITINNELTGTLSYQKPNHIHVKFSDGRVIASNGRYLWFYSPSRGIVGKQDVKGMTGGMAGLLSGYEEVTPVGGSLRLKSATRTYEEIVVTLGPDNTPRSLRMKSRSTGEYTSVSFSGVQTGIGLPASLFNFGAPSNAQIVENPLNERE from the coding sequence ATGGCTTCATCCAAGGGTATATTATCCTTTTTGGGTGCCGCAGCTCTACTGGTCTGCGGCACTTCTATTTTATCCGATCCTGGCAAGGAAAGGTTAAGCGGTGTCATCGGAAAGATGGCCGAAATTTCCAGTTTTCGGGCGAGTATTACGATTAATAACGAACTCACCGGAACTCTCTCTTATCAAAAACCAAATCATATCCATGTGAAATTTTCCGATGGGCGGGTAATTGCTTCCAACGGACGTTATCTTTGGTTTTATTCCCCTTCCAGAGGAATTGTAGGAAAACAAGACGTAAAGGGTATGACCGGAGGAATGGCCGGCCTTCTCTCAGGATACGAAGAAGTAACTCCAGTGGGAGGTTCACTTCGTCTAAAATCTGCGACAAGGACTTACGAAGAAATCGTAGTCACCTTAGGTCCAGACAATACTCCTCGTTCCCTTAGAATGAAGAGTAGATCCACCGGAGAATACACCTCCGTAAGTTTTTCCGGAGTCCAAACCGGTATAGGTTTACCTGCGTCTCTCTTCAATTTCGGAGCACCTTCCAACGCGCAAATTGTGGAGAATCCGCTTAACGAGAGGGAATAA
- a CDS encoding electron transfer flavoprotein subunit alpha/FixB family protein, with the protein MSNVLIVGELKNGELKKISKEITSAGRKIADALGGKVTALLIGSGVEKFAGDLGAVGADSIVTVNAGDFNAETWANLVAGVIQDKKPSVVLVPHTSQGKDYSPRVAVKVGAGIVADAVGLSVDGGKVVAKKPIYSGKAYGNFKVTSDIAIFTVRPNSQEVVQKAGAGAAEAASPSAGDAKVKIVSSDLSGGNKVQLAEASIIVSGGRGIKGPENWPILQGLADVLGAALGASRAAVDAGWIAHSHQVGQTGKTVSPNCYIACGISGAIQHLAGMGSSKYIVAINKDGDAPIFKVATYGVVGDLFEVVPALTDEFKKVLG; encoded by the coding sequence GTGAGCAACGTTTTAATCGTAGGCGAACTCAAAAACGGAGAACTCAAAAAGATCTCCAAAGAAATCACTTCCGCTGGCCGCAAAATTGCGGACGCACTCGGAGGAAAAGTAACCGCTCTTCTCATCGGATCCGGAGTTGAAAAATTCGCAGGAGACCTGGGAGCAGTCGGAGCAGACAGCATAGTTACTGTAAATGCAGGAGACTTCAACGCGGAAACTTGGGCGAATTTAGTAGCCGGAGTTATTCAGGACAAAAAACCTTCCGTAGTTTTAGTTCCTCACACTTCTCAAGGAAAAGATTATTCTCCAAGAGTAGCTGTAAAAGTAGGAGCAGGGATCGTAGCAGATGCAGTAGGCCTTTCTGTAGATGGCGGAAAAGTAGTAGCTAAGAAGCCAATCTACTCCGGAAAAGCATACGGTAATTTCAAAGTTACCAGCGACATCGCTATCTTCACCGTTCGTCCGAACTCTCAAGAAGTAGTTCAAAAAGCTGGAGCAGGAGCTGCTGAAGCTGCAAGTCCATCCGCAGGAGACGCGAAAGTTAAAATCGTTTCTTCCGATCTAAGCGGCGGGAACAAAGTTCAATTGGCAGAAGCTTCTATCATCGTATCCGGCGGACGTGGAATTAAAGGACCAGAAAACTGGCCGATTCTCCAAGGTTTGGCAGACGTTTTAGGTGCAGCTTTGGGAGCTTCCCGTGCAGCGGTCGACGCTGGCTGGATTGCACATAGCCATCAAGTGGGTCAAACTGGTAAAACTGTTTCCCCGAACTGCTATATCGCATGCGGAATTTCCGGAGCGATCCAGCATTTGGCCGGAATGGGTTCCTCCAAGTATATCGTGGCTATCAATAAGGACGGAGACGCTCCGATCTTCAAAGTAGCTACCTACGGAGTCGTAGGCGATCTTTTCGAAGTCGTGCCGGCTCTGACCGACGAGTTTAAAAAAGTACTTGGATAA
- a CDS encoding electron transfer flavoprotein subunit beta/FixA family protein yields MKIIVLVKQVPDTETNIKVGDKSINEAGIKWIISPYDEFAIEEGLRLREKNGGEVIAVSLGPDRVQESLRQAYAMGADRAVQIKVDNYVPFDTVLTAELIANFAKAENADIIIGGRQSIDSDSSQVVIQVAEGLGIAHISFAVSLEISGTSVKATKEVEGGTQVVETSLPVAITAQKGLNEPRYPNLKGLMAAKKKPIETKTPADLGNPTSKIEVVSLEPPPPRIPGRKLEAADAKGYAEQLVKALREEAKVI; encoded by the coding sequence ATGAAGATCATCGTTTTAGTGAAACAGGTGCCTGACACCGAAACGAATATCAAAGTCGGGGACAAGTCCATCAATGAAGCCGGAATTAAATGGATTATCTCTCCGTACGACGAATTCGCAATTGAAGAGGGACTCAGATTACGTGAGAAAAACGGTGGAGAGGTTATTGCAGTCTCTCTAGGACCGGATCGCGTTCAAGAGTCTTTACGCCAAGCATACGCAATGGGAGCGGACCGTGCCGTTCAAATCAAAGTGGACAATTACGTTCCATTCGACACCGTTTTAACCGCAGAACTGATCGCAAATTTCGCGAAAGCTGAAAATGCAGACATCATCATCGGCGGACGCCAATCTATCGATAGCGATAGTTCCCAAGTAGTGATCCAAGTTGCAGAAGGACTAGGAATCGCTCATATTTCTTTCGCAGTTAGTTTAGAGATCAGCGGAACTTCCGTAAAAGCTACTAAAGAGGTAGAAGGTGGAACACAAGTTGTGGAAACCAGCCTACCAGTAGCAATCACTGCTCAAAAAGGATTAAACGAACCTCGTTACCCTAACCTTAAAGGTTTGATGGCTGCTAAGAAGAAGCCAATCGAAACCAAAACGCCTGCTGATTTAGGAAATCCTACAAGCAAGATTGAAGTAGTGAGCCTGGAGCCCCCTCCACCTCGTATTCCTGGTCGCAAGTTAGAAGCGGCTGATGCGAAAGGTTACGCTGAACAATTAGTAAAAGCTCTTCGCGAAGAAGCTAAGGTTATCTAA
- a CDS encoding LIC10362 family protein — MLYSVVLTLICLLALVLGIRNLGKFPKSLEEIRLEIETSFATPFSGKSWIWFLFLISFFLLPFFWGLTFFLQSDANVLVIVLGLFWIYFWSRTLILFR, encoded by the coding sequence ATGCTGTATTCTGTCGTATTAACTTTGATTTGCCTTCTCGCTTTGGTTCTCGGGATCCGCAATCTAGGAAAATTTCCCAAAAGTTTAGAAGAGATCCGCCTAGAAATCGAGACTTCATTCGCTACCCCTTTTAGCGGAAAGTCTTGGATATGGTTCTTATTTCTGATCAGCTTTTTCCTTTTACCGTTTTTCTGGGGATTAACCTTCTTCCTTCAGTCGGATGCAAATGTATTGGTTATCGTTTTAGGATTATTTTGGATCTATTTTTGGAGCAGAACACTCATTCTGTTTCGATAA
- a CDS encoding acyl-CoA dehydrogenase family protein, which yields MKGIQEKKIDLYNPTDDHLSLRENVQAFAKENLDLQAKDHDDEESFNKDLFRRLGAELGIFGVTVPQEDGGMGLDPVASVIIHEEFSAYDPGFTLSYLAHEVLFVNNFYHSGNPSQRAKYMPKVLSGEWIGGMGMTEPGAGTDVLGMETVATRRGDKFVLNGRKQFITNGIVGQVFLVYAKTSKDSRRTTSFIVESSSPGFSFGKKEEKMGMRSSPTTQLIFENLEVPAENLIGAEDGALTHMMRNLEIERVTLAAQSLGIAKRCVDVMCEYSILHREAFDKKLIEFGQIQRLIAESYADYQAARALVYDVASKIHPENRNSLGAASAKLVSTQMAERVSRNAIQVLGGYGYCREYPVERLHRDAILLSIGGGTNEAMQKNIAADLKKLYASS from the coding sequence ATGAAGGGAATCCAAGAAAAAAAAATAGATCTATATAATCCGACTGATGATCATCTTTCTTTGCGAGAGAATGTACAAGCTTTCGCAAAAGAAAATCTAGATTTACAGGCTAAGGATCATGATGACGAAGAATCCTTTAATAAGGATCTGTTTCGTAGATTGGGAGCTGAATTGGGAATATTCGGGGTCACTGTTCCGCAAGAAGATGGAGGAATGGGATTGGATCCTGTAGCAAGTGTGATCATACATGAGGAATTCTCCGCTTATGATCCTGGATTTACTCTATCATATTTAGCTCATGAAGTACTTTTCGTAAATAATTTCTATCATAGTGGGAATCCTTCTCAAAGAGCAAAATATATGCCTAAGGTTCTCTCGGGAGAATGGATCGGCGGAATGGGAATGACCGAACCTGGAGCAGGCACGGACGTTCTTGGAATGGAAACTGTCGCGACCCGTAGGGGCGATAAATTTGTGTTAAATGGTAGAAAACAGTTTATCACAAATGGGATTGTGGGCCAGGTCTTCTTGGTATATGCAAAGACTAGCAAGGACTCTCGTAGAACCACTTCGTTTATCGTAGAAAGCTCTTCTCCTGGATTCAGTTTCGGCAAAAAAGAGGAGAAGATGGGAATGAGATCCTCTCCTACTACCCAGCTCATCTTTGAGAACTTAGAGGTGCCTGCGGAAAATTTAATAGGTGCAGAAGATGGGGCCTTAACCCATATGATGAGAAACCTGGAGATTGAAAGAGTAACTCTTGCCGCTCAATCTTTAGGGATTGCAAAACGTTGCGTCGACGTGATGTGCGAATATTCTATTCTACATAGAGAAGCCTTCGATAAAAAACTCATTGAGTTCGGACAAATCCAAAGATTGATTGCGGAATCTTATGCGGATTACCAGGCAGCAAGAGCATTGGTATATGACGTGGCTTCTAAGATTCATCCTGAAAATCGTAACTCTCTGGGAGCTGCTTCTGCGAAATTAGTTTCTACACAAATGGCCGAAAGAGTTTCTAGAAATGCAATTCAGGTATTAGGCGGTTACGGTTATTGCAGAGAATACCCTGTGGAAAGATTACACAGAGATGCGATCTTACTTTCCATCGGTGGCGGAACAAACGAAGCAATGCAAAAGAATATAGCTGCTGATTTGAAGAAGTTATACGCAAGCTCCTAA
- a CDS encoding LIC_10091 family lipoprotein, giving the protein MREKGPNVVVLYKKKQNLFLAVLFICSVFYLLDCSAGQGQGDHSVFGRKASLTREGLQLSAIDTPPADRHLHAEHYPSSNERRLDLFKSRVVGLGGGYMGVGTDQNLTLIAWARSEFAYLFDFDPVTVSINRLHLYFIEISPTYPEYEKLWDPKNKSDVLSIIEKRFSNDPEYQVILKSYQIALRKGAVPQRLGDLHKISKVYPQFTSFHNDTKDYEFLRNLVLDGKIIAIDGNLLGDKTINSISEKAKELEIPIRILYTSNAEEYFRYPEGMRKNFLNLYGDSKSIVIRTVTKGAKVYGFPDGEMFPREFPFHYNVQSLDNLKAWLNKQNVLYTTILLRNRKPIEKGFSLIEALPPEPKQ; this is encoded by the coding sequence ATGAGAGAAAAAGGACCTAATGTGGTCGTTTTATACAAAAAGAAACAGAATTTATTCTTAGCAGTTTTATTTATTTGTTCGGTTTTCTATCTTTTAGATTGTTCTGCCGGCCAAGGCCAGGGAGATCATTCGGTATTTGGAAGAAAAGCTTCTTTAACTAGAGAAGGTTTACAACTTTCGGCAATCGATACACCTCCGGCAGATCGTCATCTTCATGCGGAACATTACCCTTCTTCCAATGAAAGAAGATTGGACCTGTTTAAATCTAGAGTAGTAGGTTTAGGCGGCGGTTATATGGGAGTAGGGACAGATCAGAATTTAACTTTGATCGCTTGGGCAAGAAGTGAATTCGCATATCTTTTCGATTTTGATCCTGTAACGGTTTCCATCAATCGACTCCATCTTTATTTTATAGAAATTTCTCCTACTTATCCGGAATACGAAAAACTTTGGGATCCTAAGAATAAAAGTGATGTTCTTTCTATTATCGAAAAGAGATTTTCTAATGATCCGGAATATCAAGTAATTCTAAAGTCCTATCAGATTGCCCTCAGAAAAGGAGCAGTTCCTCAGCGTTTAGGGGATTTACATAAGATCTCTAAAGTATATCCTCAATTTACCTCTTTTCATAATGACACAAAGGACTATGAGTTCTTGAGAAATCTTGTCTTAGATGGGAAAATAATCGCGATCGATGGGAATTTATTAGGCGATAAGACCATAAACTCTATTTCCGAAAAAGCCAAAGAATTGGAGATTCCGATCCGTATTTTATATACTTCTAATGCAGAAGAATATTTCAGATATCCGGAAGGGATGAGAAAGAATTTCCTGAATTTGTATGGGGATTCCAAAAGTATAGTGATCCGCACCGTTACAAAAGGTGCTAAGGTATACGGATTCCCGGATGGGGAAATGTTCCCAAGAGAGTTTCCTTTTCACTATAATGTCCAATCTTTGGATAACTTGAAAGCTTGGCTGAACAAACAAAATGTTCTATATACAACCATCCTTCTTCGCAATCGTAAACCGATCGAAAAGGGATTCTCTTTGATAGAAGCTTTACCTCCGGAACCTAAACAATGA